Genomic window (candidate division KSB1 bacterium):
GCCCGATGCGCTGGCCGCCATCCCCCCAGGAGCAGCAAGAAAGGGGGCGCGGAGGGCAAGTTACTTCCGTCTGATCGTCAGAGGCCAAGAGGTTGAGGTTCATGTACAAAGAGCTTTCCCCGAAACTTCGGTTCCCTGATTTGGAGAAGGAGATCCTCAGGTTCTGGGAGGAAAACCGCATCTTCGAGCGGAGTGTGGAGGAGAGAGATCCCTCCCGTCGCTTCGTCTTCTTCGAAGGGCCGCCGACGGCCAACGGGCGGCCGGGTATCCACCACGTGCTCTCCCGAACGATGAAAGACTTCGTGTGCCGGCTGAAGACCATGCAGGGCTACCGTGTGGAGCGCAAGG
Coding sequences:
- a CDS encoding class I tRNA ligase family protein codes for the protein MYKELSPKLRFPDLEKEILRFWEENRIFERSVEERDPSRRFVFFEGPPTANGRPGIHHVLSRTMKDFVCRLKTMQGYRVERK